One Serinicoccus chungangensis genomic window carries:
- a CDS encoding methionine aminopeptidase — translation MQYWYNTKTGQVESEVDDRRARSADLLGPYGSEDEASRALEIAREKTERWDEQEREDDNWDNNPLNDEG, via the coding sequence ATGCAGTACTGGTACAACACCAAGACCGGCCAGGTGGAGTCCGAGGTCGACGACCGGCGCGCGCGCAGCGCGGACCTGCTCGGTCCCTACGGCAGCGAGGACGAGGCCTCCCGCGCCCTGGAGATCGCCCGCGAGAAGACCGAGCGCTGGGACGAGCAGGAGCGCGAGGACGACAACTGGGACAACAACCCGCTCAACGACGAGGGCTGA